One region of Primulina tabacum isolate GXHZ01 chromosome 1, ASM2559414v2, whole genome shotgun sequence genomic DNA includes:
- the LOC142538974 gene encoding uncharacterized protein LOC142538974: protein MMRILRLALTVIFLTCVVVPCHSDGSFSYIFRKLEQDSDASNLNAQVSPSPSPVPVENRNSGKAGSPVNSPKETCDMVVDKCGIEESHVSACVPFDGNVSQAKYVLVINEGESSHRLSITIFPANVTVEENTDISGHQSKKVKLLSNMGSGYSSILLSAENGNCTIHLGASLPKGFYMNYVTPVNGTYLFFVTAFFIGGTLMCCKFKRKGRHLDGVKYKELEMGEKQTNSTFTIETREDWDEEWGDDDWDVEKR, encoded by the exons ATgatgagaattttaaggttagCCCTAACGGTGATTTTCTTGACTTGTGTTGTCGTCCCATGTCATTCCGATGGGTCTTTTTCTTATATCTTTCGAAAATTAGAGCAGGATTCTGATGCTTCGAATCTAAATGCTCAG GTATCTCCATCGCCTAGCCCTGTTCCTGTGGAGAATAGGAATTCTGGGAAAGCGGGAAGTCCTGTAAATTCACCAAAGGAGACATGTGACATGGTGGTGGATAAGTGTGGTATTGAGGAATCACATGTTTCAGCCTGTGTTCCTTTTGATGGAAATG TATCTCAAGCCAAATACGTGCTTGTCATTAATGAGGGTGAGAGCTCTCACAGATTAAGCATTACCATCTTTCCTGCAAACGTTACTGTGGAGGAGAATACCGATATATCTGGACACCAAAGCAAGAAG GTAAAATTACTATCGAACATGGGATCAGGGTATTCTTCGATATTGCTAAGCGCCGAAAATGGAAACTGTACCATTCACTTGGGAGCTTCGCTACCTAAAGGTTTTTATATGAATTATGTAACACCAGTAAATGGAACATACTTATTTTTTGTGACAGCATTCTTCATCGGAGGAACTTTGATGTGCTGCAAGTTTAAGAGGAAGGGACGACACCTTGACGGTGTAAAGTATAAGGAACTTGAAATGGGGGAGAAGCAAACCAACTCGACATTTACAATTGAAACACGTGAAGATTGGGATGAAGAATGGGGTGATGATGACTGGGATGTGGAAAAGAGATGA
- the LOC142539008 gene encoding uncharacterized protein LOC142539008 isoform X2 has protein sequence MERLLKVGKFDAFFLSAINLKRLKMRKKSMTMLRKKLFGDTQEFAVLAKFFALLKVLLLELPSQRFPLALTQFDESTSREMKESFDKNVLKHNVASEVSGLLDSFFFVVEGFELSTHEGFCHISLAAGVARFGEIPKFKQREQKLIAYFDRLLLEKDKLRANPSPSIPMLPKKRPQWKQLVDADGFSKPKTEIQVGGLLNSAINPWMYHCCKRCSKKRPRVDFLPPEMVYKVLLHLPALVLRDVMKHVCREWSLMIRSRNFIHDHLLNSPRGLIIQGCHFSCSAMFVEMRETGTIFVLLTP, from the exons ATGGAAAGATTGCTTAAAGTTGGCAAGTTTGATGCATTTTTTTTATCAGCTATCAACTTGAAAAGATTGAAAATGAGGAAAAAAAGCATGACCATGCTAAGAAAGAAACTGTTTGGTGATACTCAAGAGTTTGCTGTTCTAGCAAAATTTTTTGCTTTGCTGAAAGTACTTCTGTTGGAGTTGCCGAGCCAAAGGTTTCCATTGGCGTTGACACAATTTGATGAGAGTACAAGCAGGGAAATGAAGGAATCCTTTGACAAAAATGTTCTAAAGCATAATGTCGCATCCGAGGTTTCTGGTTTACTagatagttttttttttgtagttgAAGGATTCGAGTTGTCAACTCATGAAGGATTTTGTCATATTTCGTTGGCGGCGGGTGTAGCGAG atttgggGAAATACCGAAATTCAAACAACGGGAGCAGAAATTGATTGCTTACTTTGATCGCCTTCTGTTAGAAAAGGACAAACTG AGAGCAAACCCTTCACCATCAATTCCGATGCTGCCTAAGAAGAGACCTCAATGGAAACAGTTGGTTGACGCAGATGGTTTTAGTAAACCAAAGACAGAG ATTCAGGTTGGTGGTCTCTTGAATTCAGCCATCAACCCTTGGATGTACCATTGTTGCAAGAGGTGTTCCAAGAAGAGACCAAGGGTAGACTTTCTTCCTCCAGAAATGGTTTACAAAGTTCTTTTACATCTGCCAGCTTTAGTTTTACGTGATGTGATGAAGCATGTTTGCCGAGAGTGGAGCCTCATGATCCGTTCTCGAAATTTCATTCATGACCACCTTTTGAATTCACCACGTGGACTTATAATCCAGGGTTGTCATTTCTCTTGCAGTGCGATGTTTGTGGAAATGCGAG AGACAGGCACCATCTTTGTGTTGTTAACCCCATGA
- the LOC142539035 gene encoding uncharacterized protein LOC142539035: protein MLSIASFINNWKDCLKLTSLMQFFSFISYQLEKIENDINERKKSMTMLRKKLFGDTKEFAVLANFFALLKLLLLELPNQRFPLALTQFDESTSREMKESFDKNVLKHNVASEVSGLLDSFFFVVEEFELLTHEGFCHISLAAGVARFGEIQKFRQREQKLIADFDRLLLKKDKLNQKMEALQRR, encoded by the exons ATGCTTTCGATCGCTAGTTTTATTAATAACTGGAAAGATTGCTTAAAGTTGACAAGTTTGAtgcaatttttttcttttatcagCTATCAACTTGAAAAGATTGAAAATGATATCAATGAGAGGAAAAAAAGTATGACCATGCTGAGAAAGAAACTGTTTGGTGATACTAAAGAGTTTGCTGTTCTAGCAAATTTTTTTGCTTTGCTGAAATTACTTCTGTTGGAGTTGCCGAATCAAAGGTTTCCATTGGCGTTGACACAATTTGATGAGAGTACAAGCAGGGAAATGAAGGAATCCTTTGACAAAAATGTTCTAAAGCATAATGTCGCATCCGAGGTTTCTGGTTTACTagatagttttttttttgtagttgAAGAATTCGAGTTGTTAACTCATGAAGGATTTTGTCATATTTCGTTGGCGGCGGGTGTAGCGAg atttggaGAAATACAGAAATTCAGACAACGGGAGCAGAAATTGATTGCTGACTTTGATCGTCTTCTGTTAAAAAAGGACAAACTG AATCAGAAAATGGAAGCTCTGCAAAGACGCTGA
- the LOC142539008 gene encoding uncharacterized protein LOC142539008 isoform X1 — MERLLKVGKFDAFFLSAINLKRLKMRKKSMTMLRKKLFGDTQEFAVLAKFFALLKVLLLELPSQRFPLALTQFDESTSREMKESFDKNVLKHNVASEVSGLLDSFFFVVEGFELSTHEGFCHISLAAGVARFGEIPKFKQREQKLIAYFDRLLLEKDKLRANPSPSIPMLPKKRPQWKQLVDADGFSKPKTEIQVGGLLNSAINPWMYHCCKRCSKKRPRVDFLPPEMVYKVLLHLPALVLRDVMKHVCREWSLMIRSRNFIHDHLLNSPRGLIIQGCHFSCSAMFVEMRGGCLEISKFDCAFDYL; from the exons ATGGAAAGATTGCTTAAAGTTGGCAAGTTTGATGCATTTTTTTTATCAGCTATCAACTTGAAAAGATTGAAAATGAGGAAAAAAAGCATGACCATGCTAAGAAAGAAACTGTTTGGTGATACTCAAGAGTTTGCTGTTCTAGCAAAATTTTTTGCTTTGCTGAAAGTACTTCTGTTGGAGTTGCCGAGCCAAAGGTTTCCATTGGCGTTGACACAATTTGATGAGAGTACAAGCAGGGAAATGAAGGAATCCTTTGACAAAAATGTTCTAAAGCATAATGTCGCATCCGAGGTTTCTGGTTTACTagatagttttttttttgtagttgAAGGATTCGAGTTGTCAACTCATGAAGGATTTTGTCATATTTCGTTGGCGGCGGGTGTAGCGAG atttgggGAAATACCGAAATTCAAACAACGGGAGCAGAAATTGATTGCTTACTTTGATCGCCTTCTGTTAGAAAAGGACAAACTG AGAGCAAACCCTTCACCATCAATTCCGATGCTGCCTAAGAAGAGACCTCAATGGAAACAGTTGGTTGACGCAGATGGTTTTAGTAAACCAAAGACAGAG ATTCAGGTTGGTGGTCTCTTGAATTCAGCCATCAACCCTTGGATGTACCATTGTTGCAAGAGGTGTTCCAAGAAGAGACCAAGGGTAGACTTTCTTCCTCCAGAAATGGTTTACAAAGTTCTTTTACATCTGCCAGCTTTAGTTTTACGTGATGTGATGAAGCATGTTTGCCGAGAGTGGAGCCTCATGATCCGTTCTCGAAATTTCATTCATGACCACCTTTTGAATTCACCACGTGGACTTATAATCCAGGGTTGTCATTTCTCTTGCAGTGCGATGTTTGTGGAAATGCGAGGTGGTTGTCTCGAGATATCCAAGTTTGACTGTGCGTTTGATTATTTATGA
- the LOC142538985 gene encoding uncharacterized protein LOC142538985 isoform X1 has protein sequence MDDGSILKSRSLSGPRSESKVSVEQKRGVLEVEEKSGNSPKRIKMRDIESVFRSEAQAGGEANNVAHLNVNIASRELDLNVNIDPIDDANGNEARAMELNKSFSPKIQAMECRDGFAKARGLDLDLNVEDISSSINHPYHSYKNPENLKSVDDSDCGSSIGPLDEKDSMKLWKEIKQNGYMSAPYGAVPMLIPKSRGRKGKNEMLKKKIELAKKEQIDRFARVAAPSGLLHGLNPGIINHVRNKKQVHSIIEAIVKSERNENLFSGSDQCSQMKSGIKEHAERKNMENVSSSGPKGHEAHREDTFFGSMQMKGYPFFSGPMSLNSEVTRDGDSYMGARMTSAKMHSKFKAENDDDALIFRPLSSETVASENNSSLTHDSANLSSVTSLSVKAANVASQWLELLNQDIKGRLAALRRSKKRVCAVIQIDLPFLMSKESSSDQETTKGHGENAEAHRIRWSSLFGEMDKALSEEERHLESWLNQVKEMQLNCDKGFYKTISYYAPQHSSLTRNESRSAEVDNSEKDLAVRAAAASIYSTCNFLLSMKNQPCC, from the exons ATGGATGACGGGAGTATCTTAAAGAGTCGATCTTTGTCAGGTCCCAGATCTGAATCTAAG GTTTCGGTAGAGCAGAAAAGAGGCGTTCTTGAAGTCGAAGAAAAATCTGGAAATTCTCCAAAACGAATTAAAATGCGTGATATTGAATCTGTTTTTCGCTCTGAAG CCCAAGCAGGAGGAGAAGCAAACAATGTGGCGCATTTAAATGTCAATATTGCTTCAAGAGAACTTGATCTTAATGTTAACATTGATCCTATCGATGATGCGAATGGTAATGAAGCTCGTGCTATGGAACTGAACAAATCCTTCTCCCCTAAGATTCAAGCAATGGAATGTAGGGATGGTTTTGCGAAGGCTAGAGGACTTGATCTAGATCTAAATGTTGAAGATATCTCCAGTTCCATAAACCACCCTTACCATTCTTACAAGAACCCTGAAAATTTGAAGTCCGTGGATGATTCTGATTGTGGAAGTTCTATAGGGCCTCTTGATGAAAAAGATTCCATGAAACTTTGGAAAGAGATTAAACAAAACGGTTATATGTCTGCTCCTTATGGAGCTGTACCTATGTTGATACCGAAGTCACGTGGGCGGAAGGGTAAAAATGAAATGCTGAAGAAAAAGATAGAACTTGCAAAGAAAGAACAGATTGATCGTTTTGCCAGGGTTGCTGCTCCTAGTGGTTTGCTTCATGGACTAAATCCTGGAATTATTAACCACGTGAGAAACAAAAAACAGGTTCACTCTATCATTGAAGCAATCGTTAAGTCTGAAAGAAATGAAAATCTATTTTCTGGAAGCGATCAATGCAGTCAAATGAAGAGTGGTATAAAAGAACATGCTGAGCGGAAGAACATGGAAAATGTGAGTAGTTCAGGACCAAAAGGACACGAAGCTCATCGTGAAGATACATTTTTTGGAAGCATGCAAATGAAGGGCTATCCATTTTTCTCTGGGCCAATGTCTTTGAATTCTGAGGTCACACGAGATGGCGATTCATATATGGGAGCGAGAATGACTTCAGCAAAAATGCATTCAAAGTTTAAAGcagaaaatgatgatgatgcacTTATATTTAGGCCGTTATCTTCTGAAACGGTTGCATCAGAGAACAATAGCTCTTTGACccatgactcagcaaacctcaGCAGTGTTACTTCACTTTCTGTTAAAG CTGCTAATGTAGCTTCCCAATGGTTGGAACTTCTTAATCAAGATATCAAAGGACGGCTTGCGG CACTAAGACGAAGTAAGAAAAGAGTCTGTGCTGTAATTCAGATCGATTTACCTTTCCTAATGTCAAAAGAATCTTCATCTGACCAAGAAACAACAAAAGGTCACGGAGAAAATGCTGAAGCACACCGTATTCGATGGAGTAGTCTCTTTGGAGAAATGGATAAAGCCCTTTCTGAAGAGGAGAGGCATTTG GAAAGTTGGCTGAACCAAGTGAAGGAAATGCAGTTGAATTGTGATAAAGGGTTCTACAAGACCATTTCTTACTATGCTCCACAACACTCCAGTCTAACCAGAAACGAAAGCAG ATCAGCAGAAGTTGATAACTCGGAGAAGGATCTAGCAGTTAGAGCTGCTGCTGCTTCGATATATTCTACTTGCAACTTTTTGTTGTCAATGAAAAACCAACCATGCTGCTAA
- the LOC142538985 gene encoding uncharacterized protein LOC142538985 isoform X3, with amino-acid sequence MDDGSILKSRSLSGPRSESKVSVEQKRGVLEVEEKSGNSPKRIKMRDIESVFRSEAQAGGEANNVAHLNVNIASRELDLNVNIDPIDDANGNEARAMELNKSFSPKIQAMECRDGFAKARGLDLDLNVEDISSSINHPYHSYKNPENLKSVDDSDCGSSIGPLDEKDSMKLWKEIKQNGYMSAPYGAVPMLIPKSRGRKGKNEMLKKKIELAKKEQIDRFARVAAPSGLLHGLNPGIINHVRNKKQVHSIIEAIVKSERNENLFSGSDQCSQMKSGIKEHAERKNMENVSSSGPKGHEAHREDTFFGSMQMKGYPFFSGPMSLNSEVTRDGDSYMGARMTSAKMHSKFKAENDDDALIFRPLSSETVASENNSSLTHDSANLSSVTSLSVKAANVASQWLELLNQDIKGRLAALRRSKKRVCAVIQIDLPFLMSKESSSDQETTKGHGENAEAHRIRWSSLFGEMDKALSEEERHLESWLNQVKEMQLNCYAPQHSSLTRNESRSAEVDNSEKDLAVRAAAASIYSTCNFLLSMKNQPCC; translated from the exons ATGGATGACGGGAGTATCTTAAAGAGTCGATCTTTGTCAGGTCCCAGATCTGAATCTAAG GTTTCGGTAGAGCAGAAAAGAGGCGTTCTTGAAGTCGAAGAAAAATCTGGAAATTCTCCAAAACGAATTAAAATGCGTGATATTGAATCTGTTTTTCGCTCTGAAG CCCAAGCAGGAGGAGAAGCAAACAATGTGGCGCATTTAAATGTCAATATTGCTTCAAGAGAACTTGATCTTAATGTTAACATTGATCCTATCGATGATGCGAATGGTAATGAAGCTCGTGCTATGGAACTGAACAAATCCTTCTCCCCTAAGATTCAAGCAATGGAATGTAGGGATGGTTTTGCGAAGGCTAGAGGACTTGATCTAGATCTAAATGTTGAAGATATCTCCAGTTCCATAAACCACCCTTACCATTCTTACAAGAACCCTGAAAATTTGAAGTCCGTGGATGATTCTGATTGTGGAAGTTCTATAGGGCCTCTTGATGAAAAAGATTCCATGAAACTTTGGAAAGAGATTAAACAAAACGGTTATATGTCTGCTCCTTATGGAGCTGTACCTATGTTGATACCGAAGTCACGTGGGCGGAAGGGTAAAAATGAAATGCTGAAGAAAAAGATAGAACTTGCAAAGAAAGAACAGATTGATCGTTTTGCCAGGGTTGCTGCTCCTAGTGGTTTGCTTCATGGACTAAATCCTGGAATTATTAACCACGTGAGAAACAAAAAACAGGTTCACTCTATCATTGAAGCAATCGTTAAGTCTGAAAGAAATGAAAATCTATTTTCTGGAAGCGATCAATGCAGTCAAATGAAGAGTGGTATAAAAGAACATGCTGAGCGGAAGAACATGGAAAATGTGAGTAGTTCAGGACCAAAAGGACACGAAGCTCATCGTGAAGATACATTTTTTGGAAGCATGCAAATGAAGGGCTATCCATTTTTCTCTGGGCCAATGTCTTTGAATTCTGAGGTCACACGAGATGGCGATTCATATATGGGAGCGAGAATGACTTCAGCAAAAATGCATTCAAAGTTTAAAGcagaaaatgatgatgatgcacTTATATTTAGGCCGTTATCTTCTGAAACGGTTGCATCAGAGAACAATAGCTCTTTGACccatgactcagcaaacctcaGCAGTGTTACTTCACTTTCTGTTAAAG CTGCTAATGTAGCTTCCCAATGGTTGGAACTTCTTAATCAAGATATCAAAGGACGGCTTGCGG CACTAAGACGAAGTAAGAAAAGAGTCTGTGCTGTAATTCAGATCGATTTACCTTTCCTAATGTCAAAAGAATCTTCATCTGACCAAGAAACAACAAAAGGTCACGGAGAAAATGCTGAAGCACACCGTATTCGATGGAGTAGTCTCTTTGGAGAAATGGATAAAGCCCTTTCTGAAGAGGAGAGGCATTTG GAAAGTTGGCTGAACCAAGTGAAGGAAATGCAGTTGAATTGT TATGCTCCACAACACTCCAGTCTAACCAGAAACGAAAGCAG ATCAGCAGAAGTTGATAACTCGGAGAAGGATCTAGCAGTTAGAGCTGCTGCTGCTTCGATATATTCTACTTGCAACTTTTTGTTGTCAATGAAAAACCAACCATGCTGCTAA
- the LOC142538985 gene encoding uncharacterized protein LOC142538985 isoform X2: MDDGSILKSRSLSGPRSESKVSVEQKRGVLEVEEKSGNSPKRIKMRDIESVFRSEGGEANNVAHLNVNIASRELDLNVNIDPIDDANGNEARAMELNKSFSPKIQAMECRDGFAKARGLDLDLNVEDISSSINHPYHSYKNPENLKSVDDSDCGSSIGPLDEKDSMKLWKEIKQNGYMSAPYGAVPMLIPKSRGRKGKNEMLKKKIELAKKEQIDRFARVAAPSGLLHGLNPGIINHVRNKKQVHSIIEAIVKSERNENLFSGSDQCSQMKSGIKEHAERKNMENVSSSGPKGHEAHREDTFFGSMQMKGYPFFSGPMSLNSEVTRDGDSYMGARMTSAKMHSKFKAENDDDALIFRPLSSETVASENNSSLTHDSANLSSVTSLSVKAANVASQWLELLNQDIKGRLAALRRSKKRVCAVIQIDLPFLMSKESSSDQETTKGHGENAEAHRIRWSSLFGEMDKALSEEERHLESWLNQVKEMQLNCDKGFYKTISYYAPQHSSLTRNESRSAEVDNSEKDLAVRAAAASIYSTCNFLLSMKNQPCC; this comes from the exons ATGGATGACGGGAGTATCTTAAAGAGTCGATCTTTGTCAGGTCCCAGATCTGAATCTAAG GTTTCGGTAGAGCAGAAAAGAGGCGTTCTTGAAGTCGAAGAAAAATCTGGAAATTCTCCAAAACGAATTAAAATGCGTGATATTGAATCTGTTTTTCGCTCTGAAG GAGGAGAAGCAAACAATGTGGCGCATTTAAATGTCAATATTGCTTCAAGAGAACTTGATCTTAATGTTAACATTGATCCTATCGATGATGCGAATGGTAATGAAGCTCGTGCTATGGAACTGAACAAATCCTTCTCCCCTAAGATTCAAGCAATGGAATGTAGGGATGGTTTTGCGAAGGCTAGAGGACTTGATCTAGATCTAAATGTTGAAGATATCTCCAGTTCCATAAACCACCCTTACCATTCTTACAAGAACCCTGAAAATTTGAAGTCCGTGGATGATTCTGATTGTGGAAGTTCTATAGGGCCTCTTGATGAAAAAGATTCCATGAAACTTTGGAAAGAGATTAAACAAAACGGTTATATGTCTGCTCCTTATGGAGCTGTACCTATGTTGATACCGAAGTCACGTGGGCGGAAGGGTAAAAATGAAATGCTGAAGAAAAAGATAGAACTTGCAAAGAAAGAACAGATTGATCGTTTTGCCAGGGTTGCTGCTCCTAGTGGTTTGCTTCATGGACTAAATCCTGGAATTATTAACCACGTGAGAAACAAAAAACAGGTTCACTCTATCATTGAAGCAATCGTTAAGTCTGAAAGAAATGAAAATCTATTTTCTGGAAGCGATCAATGCAGTCAAATGAAGAGTGGTATAAAAGAACATGCTGAGCGGAAGAACATGGAAAATGTGAGTAGTTCAGGACCAAAAGGACACGAAGCTCATCGTGAAGATACATTTTTTGGAAGCATGCAAATGAAGGGCTATCCATTTTTCTCTGGGCCAATGTCTTTGAATTCTGAGGTCACACGAGATGGCGATTCATATATGGGAGCGAGAATGACTTCAGCAAAAATGCATTCAAAGTTTAAAGcagaaaatgatgatgatgcacTTATATTTAGGCCGTTATCTTCTGAAACGGTTGCATCAGAGAACAATAGCTCTTTGACccatgactcagcaaacctcaGCAGTGTTACTTCACTTTCTGTTAAAG CTGCTAATGTAGCTTCCCAATGGTTGGAACTTCTTAATCAAGATATCAAAGGACGGCTTGCGG CACTAAGACGAAGTAAGAAAAGAGTCTGTGCTGTAATTCAGATCGATTTACCTTTCCTAATGTCAAAAGAATCTTCATCTGACCAAGAAACAACAAAAGGTCACGGAGAAAATGCTGAAGCACACCGTATTCGATGGAGTAGTCTCTTTGGAGAAATGGATAAAGCCCTTTCTGAAGAGGAGAGGCATTTG GAAAGTTGGCTGAACCAAGTGAAGGAAATGCAGTTGAATTGTGATAAAGGGTTCTACAAGACCATTTCTTACTATGCTCCACAACACTCCAGTCTAACCAGAAACGAAAGCAG ATCAGCAGAAGTTGATAACTCGGAGAAGGATCTAGCAGTTAGAGCTGCTGCTGCTTCGATATATTCTACTTGCAACTTTTTGTTGTCAATGAAAAACCAACCATGCTGCTAA
- the LOC142539042 gene encoding uncharacterized protein LOC142539042: protein MLRKKRPQWKRLVDADGFSKPKKEIQVGGLLNSAINPWMYHCCKRCSKKRSRRDFLPPEMVYKVLLHLPALVLRDVMKHVCREWSLMIRSRNFMHDHLLNSSRGLIIHGYHLSRGAMFVEMRETNTIFTLLIP from the exons ATGCTGCGTAAAAAGAGACCTCAATGGAAACGGTTGGTTGACGCAGATGGTTTTAGTAAACCAAAGAAAGAG ATTCAGGTTGGCGGTCTCTTGAATTCAGCCATCAACCCTTGGATGTACCATTGTTGCAAGAGGTGCTCCAAGAAGAGATCAAGGAGAGACTTTCTTCCTCCAGAAATGGTTTACAAAGTTCTTTTACATCTGCCAGCTTTAGTTTTACGTGATGTGATGAAGCATGTTTGCCGAGAGTGGAGCCTCATGATCCGTTCTCGAAATTTCATGCATGACCACCTTTTGAATTCATCACGTGGACTTATAATCCATGGTTATCATTTGTCTCGCGGTGCGATGTTTGTGGAAATGCGAG AGACAAACACTATCTTTACATTGCTAATTCCATGA